The Halanaerobium saccharolyticum subsp. saccharolyticum DSM 6643 genome segment TCTGCTAAAATAGGAGCACTAACTATAACTGCTCTCATTTTTGCTAACTCACCCTCGGGCAAATCTGAAAACGTATTGAAAATGTAGGTGCTGACAGAAAGACTTAGAACAGAATCCCCTAAAAATTCTAATCTTTCATTGTCTTTTAAATTAAGAGTTCTATTTTCATTTGGAAATGACTTGTGAGTTAATGCCCTTTGAACTAAAATTTTATCATCAAAATTTAAATCTAAAGCATTTTCGAATTCCTCTATTTTCTTCTGATTAAACAACTGATCCATTTTATATATCACCATCCATTAAAATAATAAAAAGGGATGAAAACTCCACTGAGGGAGCTTCATCCGTCATTATTTATTAAAGAATTTCTTCTAAATAACTTACAGCATCATCAACTGTGCGAATATCTTCAGCATCCTCATCAGGTATTTCTACATCAAATTCTTCTTCAAATGCCATAACTAATTCTACCACATCTAAAGAATCTGCTCCAAGATCTTCTATAAATGAAGAGTCTTCAGTAACTTCATCTCTGTCAACTGCTAATTCTTCTGCTACAATATCAATAACTTTTCCTAGAATATCTTCCACTCCATTCACCTCCTTTCACTGAGTCTTCTTTGTATTACGCAAGGATGACTCAGCACTCGGGCATCGAGCCCGACGCACTTTATGAGTCTTCTTTGTATTACGCAAGGATGACTCACAAATCTTTCTTTTATATCGGATAGATAGATTTGCGTTAGCACATCGAGTGCGTCACAGCACTCGGGCATCGAGCCCGACGCTATGCGCCCATGCCCCCGTCAATTTTAATTACTTCACCATTTATATAATTTGCATTATTTGAAGCTAAAAATGAAACTAAATCAGCGACCTCTTCGGCCTGTCCCAAACGAGCGAGTGGCACCTGAGAAATAATATTTTCTTTCACCTTATCGCTTAGTCCCTCTGTCATATCAGTATCTATAAATCCAGGAGCTACAGCATTTGAACAAACACCCTTTGATGCTAATTCTTTAGCCATAGTTTTTGTAAATCCAATTATTCCTGCCTTAGCTGCAGAATAATTAGCCTGCCCTGCATTTCCATTAATACCAACTACAGAAGATAGATTTATTAATTTACCATTTTCAGCTTTAAGTAAATATCTAACTGCATTTTTAGTACAGTTAAATACTCCTTTTAGATTAATATTTAAAACACTATCCCAATCATCTTCCTTCATTCTCAATATAAGTTTATCGCTTGTGATTCCAGCATTATTAATTAATACATTTAAACCATCCATTTTTTTATAAGCAGTTTTAACTAGTTCAGCTGCTTGGTCAAAAT includes the following:
- a CDS encoding acyl carrier protein codes for the protein MEDILGKVIDIVAEELAVDRDEVTEDSSFIEDLGADSLDVVELVMAFEEEFDVEIPDEDAEDIRTVDDAVSYLEEIL
- the fabG gene encoding 3-oxoacyl-[acyl-carrier-protein] reductase → MIDLKNKKVLITGSSRGIGAEIAKKMAALGAEVTINYANSQTRAEKVKKEIEDNGGRAHVVQADVSDFDQAAELVKTAYKKMDGLNVLINNAGITSDKLILRMKEDDWDSVLNINLKGVFNCTKNAVRYLLKAENGKLINLSSVVGINGNAGQANYSAAKAGIIGFTKTMAKELASKGVCSNAVAPGFIDTDMTEGLSDKVKENIISQVPLARLGQAEEVADLVSFLASNNANYINGEVIKIDGGMGA